In the Brachyhypopomus gauderio isolate BG-103 chromosome 4, BGAUD_0.2, whole genome shotgun sequence genome, one interval contains:
- the LOC143512783 gene encoding clustered mitochondria protein homolog, translating to MRESSKRGSEPRQTANGKTPGGVLKEDDGSFSVKIQGAGVDTFELQVNRFWLVQDVILAVLGREEVAPRTSLGLTLSGVTLDPFAELQTVKGFKAGVTLRLVEELYSPRSARAHLARVHELLRGAGPQDALREGRSPSILHALTHTHEAPPAAHSTKGKKANNKTEQPTEAPPPPDYILPGATERPPLATLLPANTYSEVPNCLLDLSLSCWNPPPGSRKLQGDFLYITIQTLEGKYCDITSSPRGFYLNRSTMDVFDPRPAQSTPVCHCLTDLLSQLSPQFKHHFSTLLHRPTLAAEECMSTPYHTLNWLGGSAVHAHKNGYSYRLGLELGLSTQAPDWNEELQAARDLPQTTLEERLQREKALLQVNSAFVWAVTEGAEKVIDGFVDPINGCSQDPAFLWGGLFMSMGGTGGRWLGGERGRRAAQRLELKSIQMYSDLEGDLQALHTLPTALADYRGLRLSAQGLAPGLQGNDQSGVPRGLLYGVSAGPMENPSRRKLMELLAQSAKSLGLQRHSVMGPNGHQVPLFTSTDAQGLLGADGRYYIMDVFRTLPADANFHLVEEEEGEEGAVLGRFPHGLCRLRPELVKAFIQHKHTQFTKRVREHMEESGGVEECMKAGDSRGTDAIRKACKDVGSVSDIIFEMRFNPNVFSPGVEFPTSESTAVSLQKMLLKEAATFIINDQIPAFIDDCLQGKEMPMDGATLRKALHQKGINLRYLGHLITSISQSDHKDQLRHITRLAYGEIVVRCARRSFNGYIQGVELSSLSAAASHFLCCLLVPHFSAASNGEESKKRSRRRGHKGGGAADSTSWNTLGGNELWSLICQDALETYGLKQGLGSNIDHLVEHYGLQKLSLLREICLKTGIQLRLRDYALDSRNKAPISSDDVFNLLPVVKHITMVTTDASRAFREAQNSLQKGLLEKAYEQLKEAAYLFGRVCDDLHPEACHCLSLLARMAYLQGHPAEARSVQLKVVVISERVLGFDHPNTIQQYTLLAVYMLAGGETALALRCLYRAKILMLTVHGEDHPYTAVLDSSLGLMLQGEQSIQYLQNALKLSLSFHGAMDVTTALIHHLLAQRMCVAGDYRGGMTQEKEAHSIFQNKLGENHPQTKCSSDFLKAVTQQAVRVERSIRQGGAELADSSTPESLVPSQETILEQLALVNGILKTSYSMRIMEFKEKLKQRRTSEDAEKTKAEPSSEAEVKEGTSNGKQTEDVTAENADSQLETQDVLEEIPSNSQIKDQVESHLQNGDCAAEKDEVEGSMEQSGLDRGTSSKSLVEVKELSVTTNEKSEPALVNGEECKTAEDTTAVEKQAEIEVLSQN from the exons ATGCGAGAATCATCGAAGAGAGGAAGTGAGCCGAGGCAGACGG CGAACGGGAAAACACCTGGAGGAGTTCTGAAGGAGGATGACGGCTCGTTTTCAGTGAAGATTCAAGGGGCCGGGGTTGACACTTTCGAGctgcag GTTAACAGGTTCTGGCTGGTCCAGGATGTGATACTGGCTGTTCTGGGCAGAGAGGAGGTTGCCCCACGCACGTCCCTCGGCCTCACCCTCTCTGGCGTGACCCTCGACCCCTTTGCTGAGCTGCAGACTGTCAAGGGCTTCAAAGCAGGAGTGACCCTACGACTGGTAGAAG AACTGTATTCTCCACGGTCAGCTCGAGCTCATCTCGCTCGTGTTCATGAATTGCTGAGAGGTGCCGGGCCCCAAGATGCTCTGAGAGAGGGCAGATCACCCAGCATACTCCatgctctcactcacacacatg AGGCCCCTCCTGCCGCTCACTCtacaaaaggcaaaaaagccaaTAACAAGACTGAGCAGCCGActgaagctcctcctcctcctgattACATCCTGCCCGGGGCCACAGAGCGCCCCCCACTGGCTACACTACTGCCGGCCAACACCTACAGTGAG GTTCCCAATTGCCTGCTGGACTTGTCACTCAGCTGTTGGAACCCTCCCCCAGGATCCAGGAAGCTGCAGGGTGATTTCCTATATATTACCATCCAAACACTAGAGGGGAAGTACTGTGATATCACTTCCTCCCCACGTGGATTCTACTTGAATAG GTCCACCATGGATGTGTTTGACCCTCGTCCTGCCCAGTCCACCCCGGTGTGTCACTGTTTGACTGACCTCCTGTCTCAGCTCAGCCCACAGTTTAAGCACCACTTCAGTACACTCCTACACAG GCCCACTCTGGCTGCAGAGGAGTGCATGTCCACTCCGTACCACACGCTGAACTGGCTGGGAGGGTCAGCTGTCCACGCTCACAAAAACGGCTACAGCTACAGACTGGGCCTGGAGCTCGGACTCAGCACGCAG GCCCCAGACTGGAATGAGGAACTGCAGGCTGCAAGAGATCTACCCCAGACCACGTTAGAAGAGAGACTCCAACGAGAGAAAGCCTTACTACAA GTAAATAGTGCTTTTGTATGGGCCGTCACTGAAGGTGCTGAGAAAGTGATTGACGGCTTTGTTGATCCAATCAACGGCTGCAGCCAGGACCCCGCCTTTCTATGGGGTGGCTTGTTTATGAGTATGGGTGGGACGGGGGGCAGGTGGTTGGGTGGCGAGCGGGGCCGCAGGGCAGCACAGAGACTTGAGCTGAAATCCATCCAGATGTACAGTGATCTAGAAGGAGACCTCCAGGCACTCCACACCCTTCCCACTGCTCTCGCTGACTACAGAGGTCTGCGGCTCTCTGCCCAGGGCTTGGCCCCCGGCCTCCAGGGTAACGATCAGTCCGGAGTCCCTAGGGGTCTCTTGTATGGGGTCAGTGCCGGGCCCATGGAGAACCCGTCTCGCAGGAAGCTGATGGAGCTCCTGGCTCAGTCAGCCAAGAGCCTTGGCCTGCAGAGGCACTCCGTCATGGGGCCCAACGGCCACCAGGTGCCCCTCTTCACATCCACAGATGCCCAGGGACTATTGGGAGCGGATGGCCGATATTACATAATGGATGTGTTCCGTACGCTGCCTGCGGATGCCAACTTCCACCTagtagaggaagaggaaggggaggagggtGCCGTTCTTGGACGGTTCCCCCACGGGCTGTGCCGCCTCCGGCCAGAGCTCGTCAAGGCTTTCATCCAGCACAA GCACACTCAGTTCACCAAGCGTGTGCGAGAACACATGGAGgagagtggtggtgtggaggagtgCATGAAGGCTG GTGACTCCCGTGGCACGGACGCCATTCGAAAGGCTTGTAAGGACGTCGGTTCTGTCAGTGACATCATTTTCGAGATGCGTTTCAACCCAAATGTTTTCTCCCCAG GTGTCGAGTTCCCCACGTCAGAAAGTACAGCTGTGTCCTTACAGAAGATGTTACTGAAAGAAGCTGCCACGTTCATCATCAATGATCAAATACCAGCATTT ATTGATGACTGCCTGCAAGGGAAGGAAATGCCCATGGATGGTGCTACGCTACGAAAAGCCCTTCATCAGAAGGGCATAAATCTCCGTTACTTGGGTCACCTGATTACCTCCATCAGCCAATCTGATCACAAGGATCAACTGAGGCACATCACG CGACTGGCATATGGAGAGATTGTGGTGCGCTGTGCTCGAAGGAGCTTCAATGGGTACATACAG GGTGTAGAGTTGTCCAGCCTATCGGCAGCTGCAAGCCACTTCCTCTGCTGCTTATTGGTGCCTCACTTTAGTGCTGCCTCAAATGGAGAGGAGTCCAAGAAGCGCTCCAGGAGGCGTGGCCATAAAGGGGGCGGAGCAGCTGATAGTACGTCATGGAACACACTCGGTGGGAATGAATTGTGGAGCCTTATATGCCAAGATGCACTAGAGACCTATGGCCTTAAACAGGGACTGGG GTCAAATATCGACCACCTGGTTGAGCATTATGGGCTTCAGAAGTTATCTTTGTTACGAGAGATATGTCTGAAGACTGGGATACAG CTCCGGCTTAGAGACTACGCCCTCGACAGCCGCAACAAAGCACCCATCTCTTCAGATGACGTGTTCAACCTCCTACCTGTTGTCAAGCACATCACCATGGTGACGACTGACGCATCGCGTGCGTTCCGCGAAGCCCAGAACAGCCTTCAAAAAG GCTTGCTGGAGAAGGCGTATGAGCAGCTCAAAGAGGCAGCATACCTCTTTGGCCGTGTGTGTGACGACCTCCACCCCGAGGCCTGCCACTGCCTCAGCCTGCTGGCTCGCATGGCCTATCTGCAGGGCCACCCCGCTGAG GCCCGGAGTGTCCAGCTCAAGGTAGTGGTCATCAGTGAGAGGGTCCTAGGATTCGACCACCCAAACACCATTCAGCAATAT ACGTTGCTGGCGGTGTACATGCTGGCTGGTGGAGAGACGGCGTTGGCCTTGCGCTGTCTGTACCGAGCCAAGATCCTTATGCTGACCGTCCATGGGGAGGATCATCCCTACACAGCAGTGCTAGAT AGTTCTCTGGGCTTGATGCTGCAAGGAGAACAGTCCATTCAGTATTTGCAAAATGCACTGAAACTCAGCCTGTCTTTCCATGGTGCTATGGACGTAACGACTGCTTTGAT TCACCACCTTCTGGCTCAGAGGATGTGTGTGGCGGGAGATTACAGGGGAGGCATGACTCAAGAAAAGGAAGCGCACAGCATCTTCCAGAACAAG TTGGGTGAGAATCATCCCCAGACCAAATGCAGTTCCGACTTCCTGAAAGCAGTCACCCAGCAGGCCGTGCGTGTAGAGCGGTCCATACGGCAGGGCGGTGCAGAGCTCGCCGACTCAAGCACACCTGAG AGCCTGGTTCCTTCACAGGAGACTATTCTGGAGCAGTTGGCTCTGGTAAATGGCATCCTGAAGACTTCATATAG CATGAGGATTATGGAATTCAAAGAGAAGCTGAAACAGAGAAGAACTTCAGAGGACGCCGAGAAGACTAAAGCAGAACCTTCTAGTGAGGCTGAGGTCAAAGAAGGCACATCCAATGGGAAGCAGACTGAAGATGTGACTGCTGAAAATGCAGACTCTCAACTGGAAACACAAGATGTTCTGGAGGAGATTCCCAGCAATTCCCAAATTAAAGACCAAGTTGAATCTCATTTGCAAAACGGAGACTGCGCAGCTGAGAAAGATGAAGTAGAAGGATCGATGGAGCAGTCAGGACTCGACCGTGGTACCTCATCCAAGAgcctggtggaggtgaaggagttAAGTGTGACCACAAACGAGAAATCAGAACCAGCTCTGGTAAATGGAGAAGAGTGCAAGACTGCTGAAGACACAACAGCTGTGGAGAAACAGGCTGAAATAGAAGTCCTGTCACAGAATTGA